In the genome of Paenibacillus sp. FSL R5-0766, one region contains:
- a CDS encoding VanZ family protein, which yields MKHNNQKKSKHYILWIAIFIIYLYLLTKLILFKGSPVDFGFVKDRLMALLQQPDLIHTRTVNLIPFQEISRDWNSLSLHRPGTAIHLVGNILAFIPLGIFIPLLTGNKLFSGVKVLLLSLLLSLGYEVTQLLTGMGIFDVDDLMLNTLGGLIGYIVFTMAMGLKKVLSGGESRVTTKKLNSKESHV from the coding sequence ATGAAGCACAACAACCAGAAGAAAAGCAAACATTATATCCTTTGGATTGCCATTTTCATTATCTATTTATATCTGCTGACTAAGCTGATCCTGTTCAAAGGAAGCCCGGTCGATTTTGGCTTCGTGAAGGATCGACTGATGGCGTTATTGCAACAACCGGATCTGATCCATACGCGAACCGTCAACCTGATACCATTTCAGGAAATCTCACGAGACTGGAACAGCCTGTCGTTACATCGTCCGGGCACCGCAATCCATCTGGTAGGCAATATACTGGCTTTTATCCCGCTGGGCATCTTCATTCCTCTGTTGACGGGCAACAAGTTATTCTCTGGAGTAAAGGTACTCTTGCTGTCTCTGCTGCTCAGTCTGGGTTATGAAGTGACACAATTATTGACTGGCATGGGGATATTCGATGTGGATGATCTGATGCTTAATACACTCGGCGGCTTGATTGGATATATTGTTTTCACTATGGCTATGGGTCTGAAAAAGGTGTTGTCGGGAGGAGAATCCCGCGTGACGACGAAAAAGTTAAATTCTAAGGAAAGTCACGTGTAA
- the acnA gene encoding aconitate hydratase AcnA — protein MSAKNHFSAARSLEVGGKSYRYYSLDALQENGHGDLSRLPFSIKVLLEAAIRQFDGRAITEEHVKQLTGWADGRDNNKEIPFIPARIVLQDFTGVPVVVDLAAMRDTVKKAGGDPKQINPLVPVDLVIDHSVMVDAFGTNDALDYNIKVEFERNEERYRFLRWAQTAFNNFRAVPPSTGIVHQVNLEYLASVAATKTVDGETVVFPDSLVGTDSHTTMINGLGVVGWGVGGIEAEAGMLGQPLYFVTPDVIGFKLTGSLSEGATATDLALTVTQLLRKKGVVGKFVEFYGPGLANIGLADRATVANMAPEYGATIGFFPVDSETLNYLRNTGRPDEQVELVEAYYKAQGMFRTSSTVDPEFTDVIELDLGSVVPSLAGPKRPQDRIELTQMKESFNSIIRTPVDKGGYGLSDEKIEQSVPVKHPDGSNSELKAGAVVIAAITSCTNTSNPSVMVGAGLLAKKAVERGLTKPGYVKSSLTPGSLVVTEYLEKAGLITYLDKLGFNVAGYGCATCIGNSGPLPDEVSEAIAENDMTVAAVLSGNRNFEGRVHAQVKANYLASPPLVVAYALAGTVNIDFETDPIGYDTNNEPVFLKDLWPTSEEIKDTIASSLNAQMFRNKYENVFTANERWNSISVPEGELYEWDPNSTYIQNPPFFQELGDKLNDIADIRSARVMALLADSVTTDHISPAGNIAPSSPAGLYLKEHGVERKDFNSYGSRRGNHEVMMRGTFANIRIRNQVAPGTEGGITKYLPTDEEMSIYDASMKYQDEGQNLIVIAGKEYGTGSSRDWAAKGTFLLGVKAVIAESFERIHRSNLVGMGVMPLQFQEGHGWSSLGLNGRETYDITGLSNDVKPGQELKVTVTREDGTQFDFPVIARLDSMVDVDYYHNGGILQTVLRQMMKKA, from the coding sequence ATGTCAGCAAAGAATCATTTCTCCGCCGCTCGCAGTCTTGAGGTTGGAGGCAAGTCTTACCGCTACTACAGTCTCGATGCTCTTCAGGAAAACGGCCACGGCGATCTTTCCAGGCTCCCTTTCTCCATTAAAGTGTTGCTTGAAGCAGCAATTCGTCAATTCGACGGACGTGCCATCACCGAAGAACACGTAAAACAACTGACCGGCTGGGCAGATGGCCGTGACAATAACAAGGAAATTCCATTCATCCCTGCACGTATCGTTCTGCAGGATTTCACCGGTGTACCGGTTGTCGTTGACCTCGCTGCAATGCGTGATACTGTGAAAAAAGCAGGCGGCGATCCAAAACAGATCAACCCGCTCGTACCTGTCGATCTCGTTATCGACCACTCCGTTATGGTTGATGCTTTTGGTACCAACGATGCACTTGATTACAATATCAAAGTTGAGTTTGAGCGTAATGAAGAGCGTTACCGCTTCTTGCGTTGGGCACAAACGGCGTTCAACAACTTCCGTGCAGTTCCACCATCCACAGGGATCGTTCACCAGGTTAACCTGGAGTATCTGGCTTCCGTGGCAGCAACAAAAACCGTTGACGGCGAAACTGTTGTTTTCCCGGATTCCCTCGTAGGTACAGACTCCCACACCACCATGATCAACGGACTTGGCGTTGTTGGTTGGGGTGTTGGTGGAATCGAGGCCGAAGCAGGTATGCTGGGCCAACCGCTTTATTTTGTAACACCGGACGTTATTGGTTTCAAACTGACAGGCAGCCTGAGTGAAGGCGCAACAGCAACGGATCTTGCACTGACCGTTACCCAATTGCTTCGTAAAAAAGGCGTTGTTGGTAAATTCGTTGAGTTCTACGGACCAGGTCTTGCCAACATCGGTCTGGCTGACCGTGCAACAGTAGCCAACATGGCACCAGAATATGGCGCTACCATCGGTTTCTTCCCTGTTGATAGTGAAACGTTGAACTATCTGCGTAACACTGGCCGTCCTGACGAACAGGTTGAATTGGTTGAAGCTTATTACAAAGCTCAAGGCATGTTCCGTACTTCCAGCACCGTTGATCCTGAATTCACAGATGTGATTGAACTGGATCTCGGCTCTGTTGTACCAAGTCTTGCCGGACCAAAACGTCCACAGGATCGCATCGAGCTGACACAAATGAAAGAAAGCTTCAACAGCATCATCCGCACACCTGTAGATAAAGGCGGCTACGGTCTGAGCGATGAGAAAATCGAACAATCCGTACCTGTGAAGCATCCGGACGGTTCCAACAGTGAACTGAAGGCAGGCGCTGTTGTGATCGCGGCGATCACAAGTTGCACGAACACTTCGAATCCAAGTGTTATGGTTGGAGCGGGACTGCTGGCGAAAAAAGCAGTTGAACGCGGCCTGACCAAACCAGGATATGTGAAAAGCAGTCTGACACCAGGCTCCCTTGTTGTTACCGAGTATCTGGAAAAAGCAGGTCTGATCACGTATCTCGACAAACTCGGATTCAACGTTGCCGGCTACGGTTGTGCAACATGCATAGGTAACTCCGGCCCACTGCCGGACGAAGTGAGCGAAGCTATTGCTGAGAACGATATGACCGTAGCGGCTGTATTGTCTGGTAACCGTAACTTCGAAGGCCGTGTGCATGCACAGGTTAAAGCCAACTATCTGGCATCACCACCACTCGTTGTGGCATATGCACTTGCGGGTACAGTGAATATTGACTTTGAAACCGATCCAATCGGTTATGATACGAACAATGAGCCTGTATTCCTGAAAGACCTCTGGCCTACATCCGAGGAAATCAAGGATACCATCGCAAGTTCCCTGAACGCTCAGATGTTCCGCAACAAGTACGAGAATGTATTTACAGCCAATGAGCGTTGGAATTCAATCTCTGTACCGGAAGGTGAATTGTACGAGTGGGACCCGAACTCCACGTACATTCAGAACCCTCCGTTCTTCCAAGAGCTTGGCGACAAGTTGAACGATATCGCAGATATCCGTTCTGCACGTGTTATGGCATTGCTTGCGGATTCCGTAACAACGGATCACATCTCGCCAGCAGGTAATATTGCACCATCCAGCCCGGCTGGACTGTACCTGAAAGAGCATGGCGTAGAGCGCAAAGACTTCAACTCCTACGGTTCACGCCGTGGTAACCATGAAGTGATGATGCGTGGTACGTTTGCCAACATTCGTATTCGTAACCAGGTGGCTCCAGGCACCGAGGGTGGTATTACGAAGTACCTGCCAACGGACGAAGAAATGTCCATCTATGATGCTTCCATGAAGTATCAGGATGAAGGACAGAACCTGATCGTTATCGCAGGTAAAGAGTATGGTACAGGAAGCTCCCGTGACTGGGCGGCAAAAGGAACATTCTTGCTCGGCGTCAAAGCCGTTATCGCAGAAAGCTTCGAGCGGATTCACCGTAGTAACCTGGTCGGCATGGGCGTAATGCCATTGCAATTCCAGGAAGGTCACGGCTGGTCCAGCCTCGGCCTGAACGGACGTGAAACGTATGACATTACTGGCCTCAGCAATGATGTGAAGCCAGGACAAGAGTTGAAAGTTACCGTAACTCGTGAAGACGGTACACAGTTCGACTTCCCTGTTATCGCTCGTCTGGACAGCATGGTTGACGTGGATTACTACCATAACGGCGGTATTCTGCAAACCGTATTGCGTCAAATGATGAAAAAAGCTTAA